From the genome of Prochlorococcus marinus XMU1419, one region includes:
- a CDS encoding RpoD/SigA family RNA polymerase sigma factor gives MGIPLESAKSSSDNNFDEPRLPNTAGKSRKSKSSLTAKQSQKKSGRLASDSIGYYLSSIGRVPLLTPAEEIELAHHVQNMKKLLQIPESDRTQRNLYQIKIGKRARDRMMAANLRLVVSVAKKYQNQGLELLDLVQEGAIGLERAVDKFDPAMGYKFSTYAYWWIRQGMTRAIDNSARTIRLPIHISEKLSKMRRVSRELSHKFGRQPTRLEMATEMGIDQKDLEDLISQSAPCASLDAHARGEEDRSTLGELIPDPNCEEPMEGMDRTIQKEHLGTWLSQLNEREQKIMKLRFGLDGEEPLTLAEIGRQINVSRERVRQLEAKAILKLRVMTTHQKAA, from the coding sequence ATGGGGATCCCTCTGGAATCTGCGAAAAGCTCTTCAGATAATAATTTTGATGAGCCAAGATTACCAAACACTGCGGGCAAGTCTCGCAAATCGAAATCCAGTCTTACGGCAAAACAAAGCCAAAAAAAATCTGGCAGACTCGCTTCAGATTCTATTGGCTATTACTTAAGTAGCATTGGAAGAGTACCTCTTTTGACTCCAGCAGAGGAAATAGAGTTAGCTCATCATGTTCAGAACATGAAAAAGTTGCTACAAATTCCTGAAAGTGATAGGACCCAACGAAATCTTTATCAAATTAAGATTGGCAAAAGAGCAAGAGATAGAATGATGGCAGCTAATCTAAGGCTTGTTGTCTCGGTTGCAAAAAAATACCAAAACCAAGGGCTTGAATTATTAGATCTTGTCCAGGAAGGAGCTATTGGCCTTGAAAGAGCTGTAGATAAATTTGACCCTGCTATGGGATATAAATTCTCAACTTATGCTTACTGGTGGATTAGACAAGGAATGACGAGGGCAATTGATAACAGTGCTAGAACGATCCGTTTGCCTATTCACATAAGTGAAAAACTGTCCAAAATGAGAAGAGTCTCTAGAGAATTATCACATAAATTTGGCAGACAACCTACAAGATTGGAAATGGCAACTGAGATGGGAATTGATCAAAAAGATTTAGAAGATTTAATTTCTCAAAGTGCTCCTTGCGCCTCCCTAGATGCTCATGCAAGAGGGGAAGAAGACAGAAGTACTCTTGGTGAACTCATACCTGATCCAAACTGTGAAGAACCTATGGAGGGTATGGATAGAACTATTCAAAAAGAGCATTTAGGAACTTGGCTTTCTCAATTAAATGAAAGAGAGCAAAAAATCATGAAGCTCAGATTTGGGCTAGATGGTGAAGAACCATTAACACTCGCAGAAATAGGAAGACAAATTAATGTTTCACGAGAAAGAGTAAGGCAACTAGAAGCTAAAGCAATATTAAAGCTTCGTGTAATGACAACTCATCAAAAAGCAGCTTAA
- the acnB gene encoding bifunctional aconitate hydratase 2/2-methylisocitrate dehydratase → MKNLETLLKDYADHVAERAAKGIPPLPLNAEQTNCITKLLEQDSTYDSSYLLDLLINRVPPGVDEAAYVKASWLTAIVNSEKYCKSINPEKAIEILGTMIGGYNVNSLVEILKGENSLLAKKAAEVLKNIILVYDSANEIYELSQNNIYAKEVVNSWANAEWFINKKVLEKEITCLVFKVDGETNTDDLSPAVHATTRPDIPMHALAMLEFKKPNGLEILDNLKKQNLPIAYVGDVVGTGSSRKSAINSLIWHIGEDIAFVPNKKTGGIIIGSKIAPIFFNTAQDSGALPIEADVSQMKTGDVIKIYPYKGIIKKIKKDSNTEELISKFELYPSTLTDEIQAGGRINLMIGRSLTDKIRNKLDYQPSEIFTRPHNPTESSTGFTQAQKIVGKACGLDGVRPGMTCEPIMTTVGSQDTTGPMTRDELKELACLGFTADLVMQSFCHTAAYPKPVDLLTHKELPDFISQRGGVALKPGDGIIHSWLNRMLLPDTVGTGGDSHTRFPLGISFPGGSGIVAFAAAIGSMPLNMPESVLVKFEGELLPGITLRDLVNAIPLFAIKKGLLTVEKENKKNIFNGKIMEIEGLPNLKLEQAFELTDATAERSCAGSTILLSQETVQEYLKSNICLLEKMIESNYEDSKSISRRINDMKNWLKKPSLIQPDSNAQYEEIIEIDLAKVTQPIVACPNDPDNVKEITDVANTNIDEVFIGSCMTNIGHYRAAAKVLEGVQNLKAKLWICPPTKMDEETLKAEGYYKIFEDCGARLELPGCSLCMGNQARVDEGSVVFSTSTRNFDNRLGKNAQVFLGSAELAAVCALLGKIPEIEEYQDITKNKINPYSDELYRYLQFDEIHDFSLTK, encoded by the coding sequence ATGAAGAATTTGGAAACATTGCTAAAAGATTATGCAGATCATGTAGCTGAAAGAGCTGCCAAAGGTATACCTCCTTTACCTTTAAATGCTGAACAAACAAATTGTATTACAAAATTATTAGAACAAGATAGTACTTACGATTCATCTTATTTACTTGATTTACTAATAAATAGAGTACCCCCAGGAGTTGATGAGGCTGCTTACGTAAAAGCAAGCTGGCTTACTGCTATTGTTAATTCCGAAAAATATTGCAAATCAATTAATCCCGAAAAAGCAATTGAAATACTAGGAACAATGATAGGCGGATACAATGTAAATTCTTTGGTTGAAATACTTAAAGGAGAAAATAGTTTACTCGCAAAAAAAGCGGCAGAAGTTTTAAAAAATATTATTCTTGTTTACGACTCGGCTAATGAAATTTATGAATTATCTCAAAATAATATTTATGCAAAAGAAGTTGTAAATAGTTGGGCAAATGCAGAATGGTTTATAAATAAAAAAGTTCTGGAAAAAGAGATTACTTGTTTAGTATTTAAAGTTGACGGTGAGACAAACACAGACGACTTATCTCCGGCTGTACATGCAACAACACGCCCGGATATTCCAATGCATGCATTAGCTATGTTGGAATTTAAAAAACCTAATGGACTAGAGATCCTTGATAATTTAAAAAAACAAAATTTACCAATAGCTTATGTTGGAGATGTTGTTGGAACAGGGAGTTCTAGAAAATCTGCTATTAATTCACTCATTTGGCATATAGGAGAAGATATCGCTTTTGTTCCCAACAAAAAAACAGGTGGAATAATAATTGGCAGCAAAATAGCCCCGATTTTCTTCAATACTGCACAAGATTCAGGAGCTTTACCTATAGAAGCTGACGTATCTCAAATGAAAACAGGAGATGTTATTAAAATATATCCCTATAAAGGCATTATTAAAAAAATTAAAAAAGATTCAAATACTGAAGAATTAATAAGCAAATTCGAGTTGTATCCATCAACTCTTACTGATGAAATTCAAGCTGGCGGAAGAATTAATCTTATGATTGGAAGATCTCTTACGGACAAAATTAGAAACAAATTAGATTATCAACCAAGTGAAATATTTACTAGACCACACAATCCAACTGAAAGTAGTACCGGATTTACTCAAGCTCAAAAAATAGTAGGGAAAGCATGCGGTTTAGATGGAGTTAGGCCAGGAATGACCTGTGAGCCAATTATGACCACAGTTGGTAGTCAAGATACTACTGGGCCAATGACTAGAGATGAATTAAAAGAACTAGCTTGTTTAGGATTTACTGCAGATTTAGTGATGCAAAGTTTTTGTCATACAGCTGCATATCCTAAACCAGTAGATCTACTTACCCATAAAGAATTACCTGATTTTATATCTCAAAGAGGTGGAGTAGCTCTTAAGCCTGGAGATGGCATCATTCATAGCTGGCTTAACAGAATGCTTCTCCCTGATACTGTTGGCACAGGTGGAGATAGTCATACAAGATTTCCTCTTGGCATTTCATTCCCTGGAGGCTCAGGTATTGTTGCATTTGCCGCTGCAATAGGGTCAATGCCATTAAATATGCCGGAATCTGTGCTGGTTAAATTTGAGGGAGAATTATTACCAGGAATTACTCTTAGAGATTTAGTTAATGCAATCCCTCTCTTCGCAATTAAAAAAGGACTATTAACTGTTGAGAAAGAAAATAAAAAAAATATATTCAACGGGAAAATTATGGAGATTGAGGGATTACCAAATCTAAAACTTGAACAAGCTTTTGAACTTACTGATGCTACTGCAGAACGCTCATGCGCTGGTAGCACAATACTTTTATCACAAGAAACTGTTCAAGAGTATTTAAAAAGCAATATTTGCCTGCTAGAAAAAATGATCGAGAGCAATTATGAAGATTCAAAATCGATTTCAAGAAGAATAAATGATATGAAAAATTGGTTAAAAAAACCATCATTAATTCAACCAGATTCAAATGCTCAGTATGAAGAAATCATTGAAATTGATTTAGCAAAAGTAACACAACCTATAGTTGCTTGCCCTAATGATCCAGATAATGTAAAAGAAATCACTGATGTTGCAAATACAAATATTGACGAGGTTTTTATAGGTTCTTGCATGACAAATATTGGTCATTACAGGGCAGCTGCAAAAGTTCTTGAAGGAGTACAAAATTTAAAAGCTAAATTATGGATTTGTCCGCCAACAAAGATGGATGAAGAAACTCTAAAAGCTGAAGGCTACTATAAAATATTTGAAGATTGTGGTGCAAGATTAGAGTTGCCAGGCTGTTCTTTATGTATGGGAAATCAGGCTAGAGTTGATGAAGGTTCTGTAGTATTTTCTACCAGTACAAGAAATTTTGACAATAGACTTGGCAAGAATGCGCAAGTATTTTTAGGGAGTGCAGAATTGGCAGCAGTTTGTGCACTGCTTGGAAAAATACCTGAAATAGAAGAATATCAGGATATTACTAAAAATAAAATTAATCCATATTCAGATGAACTTTATCGCTATCTTCAATTTGATGAAATACACGATTTCAGCTTGACAAAGTAA
- a CDS encoding diacylglycerol/polyprenol kinase family protein: MIKFSLILLYLFSIFLISIVFKKYNENSREIVRKIIHIGIGPLIPIAQFLKINQNSALIFTGIVSLMVFINYNYKLFPTIEDVERKSYGTLFYCLSLFILIYLFWDKDPYALISGFFIMTFGDGLAGLIGKSFNSKSWIFFKQKKSLYGTITMFLTSLIVVCSIGYSQQNSLNLNYFTIAFIATLLEQFSVLGIDNFIVPISSALLFNFLITS; encoded by the coding sequence TTGATAAAATTTTCTCTAATTTTATTATATTTATTTTCAATTTTTTTAATATCAATAGTTTTCAAAAAATATAATGAAAATAGCAGAGAAATCGTCAGAAAAATAATACATATTGGAATAGGACCTTTAATACCAATTGCTCAATTTTTAAAAATTAATCAAAACTCTGCTCTAATCTTTACAGGAATTGTTTCATTAATGGTTTTCATCAATTACAACTATAAATTATTTCCAACAATTGAGGATGTTGAGAGAAAAAGTTATGGGACATTATTTTATTGTCTAAGTTTATTTATCTTAATTTATCTTTTCTGGGATAAAGATCCATATGCACTAATTAGTGGATTTTTCATAATGACTTTTGGTGATGGATTAGCTGGATTAATAGGAAAAAGCTTTAACTCAAAGAGTTGGATTTTTTTTAAACAAAAAAAATCTTTATATGGAACCATAACAATGTTTTTAACAAGTTTGATAGTAGTTTGCTCAATAGGATACTCTCAACAAAATAGTCTAAATTTAAATTATTTTACAATAGCTTTTATTGCGACTTTGCTCGAACAATTTAGTGTTCTAGGAATAGATAATTTCATTGTTCCAATCTCTTCAGCATTATTATTTAATTTTTTAATAACTAGCTAA
- a CDS encoding 3-deoxy-7-phosphoheptulonate synthase: MTTSSNNSALEKTSDLHVLETRPLIPPSRLHNDIPLDHDSANTVSKTRRSIQNILHHNDQKLLVIVGPCSIHDLEAAKEYSKYIQKFREMYKDKLEIIMRVYFEKPRTTIGWKGLINDPHLDDSYDINTGLRRARSLLSYLATRGIPSATELLDPIVPQYIADLISWTAIGARTTESQTHREMASGLSMPIGFKNGTDGSFTTAINAMQSASKSHHFLGVNENGMASIVNTTGNPDGHVVLRGGSKGPNFESDHVQRISAELRQCNLPHKVMIDCSHGNSNKDFRKQSEVLKNVASQISNGEKNILGVMLESHLKEGNQKLLKKEDLQFGRSITDACIDIETTKELIAILYDSLS; encoded by the coding sequence ATGACGACATCATCAAATAATTCAGCTTTAGAAAAGACATCAGACTTACATGTTCTTGAAACACGTCCATTAATACCTCCAAGCAGATTACATAATGATATACCTTTAGATCACGACTCTGCTAATACAGTATCTAAAACAAGAAGATCGATACAAAATATTTTGCATCATAATGATCAGAAGCTTTTAGTCATTGTGGGTCCATGTTCAATTCATGATCTTGAGGCGGCAAAGGAATATTCAAAATATATTCAAAAATTCCGAGAAATGTATAAAGATAAATTAGAAATAATTATGAGAGTATATTTTGAAAAACCAAGAACAACTATTGGTTGGAAGGGATTGATAAATGATCCTCATCTAGATGATTCTTATGATATTAATACTGGTTTAAGAAGGGCAAGAAGTTTGCTTTCATATTTAGCAACTCGTGGCATACCTTCTGCTACAGAATTACTAGATCCAATTGTTCCTCAATACATTGCAGATTTAATAAGTTGGACAGCCATAGGTGCGAGGACTACAGAAAGTCAAACTCATAGAGAAATGGCATCAGGATTATCAATGCCTATAGGTTTTAAAAATGGAACGGATGGTTCTTTTACTACTGCAATTAATGCAATGCAGTCAGCTTCTAAATCCCATCACTTCCTAGGTGTAAATGAAAATGGAATGGCTTCTATAGTTAATACTACAGGAAATCCAGATGGACATGTAGTTTTAAGGGGCGGTTCAAAAGGCCCAAATTTCGAAAGTGATCATGTTCAAAGAATTTCAGCAGAATTGAGGCAGTGTAATCTTCCCCACAAAGTGATGATTGATTGTAGTCATGGAAATTCCAATAAAGATTTCCGAAAACAGTCGGAAGTGCTTAAAAATGTAGCTTCTCAAATTAGTAATGGTGAAAAAAATATTTTAGGAGTTATGCTTGAAAGTCATTTGAAGGAAGGAAATCAAAAACTTTTAAAAAAAGAAGATCTCCAGTTTGGCAGAAGCATTACAGATGCATGTATAGATATTGAAACAACAAAAGAATTAATCGCTATTTTATACGATTCACTTAGCTAG
- a CDS encoding aminotransferase class IV → MIETLGWHKDQWLDIDRIFIAANNRGLKFADGIFETILIKENKPILFDEHLKRLEKSSKILNINLKINKLTLRQLIHDGIRKLSLKNDQFASVRINYSRGTNKGRKLTIDSTSETKDLDNIWLEFYRIKPNFNPISVCISQTEKINEFSLISKCKTFSYNQAIQVLREANEKSFDDSILLNTSGELCCGSTFNLLIKRNNQWITPRKESGCLEGIMISKALKLKIVKEELIPPEFQNDDIIVAINSLSCRQINQVNDLKLKPKFDPIYFWDLLYS, encoded by the coding sequence ATGATTGAAACATTAGGCTGGCACAAGGATCAATGGTTGGATATTGATAGAATATTTATTGCCGCTAATAATAGAGGATTAAAATTTGCTGATGGTATATTTGAGACCATTTTGATAAAAGAAAACAAACCTATTCTTTTTGATGAACATCTGAAAAGATTAGAAAAAAGTAGCAAGATTTTAAATATTAATCTCAAAATAAATAAATTAACTTTGAGACAACTTATTCACGATGGAATTAGAAAGTTATCGCTTAAAAATGATCAATTTGCTTCAGTAAGAATAAACTATAGTCGAGGAACTAATAAAGGTCGAAAACTAACAATTGATAGCACTTCAGAGACAAAAGATTTGGACAATATATGGCTTGAGTTCTATAGAATCAAACCAAATTTTAATCCAATAAGCGTTTGCATTAGTCAAACAGAAAAAATAAATGAATTCAGTCTTATAAGTAAATGCAAAACATTTTCATATAATCAGGCAATACAAGTTTTGAGAGAAGCTAATGAAAAATCATTTGATGATTCTATCCTTTTGAATACGTCAGGTGAACTTTGTTGTGGAAGTACATTTAATCTTCTAATTAAAAGAAATAATCAATGGATAACTCCTAGAAAAGAGAGCGGCTGTTTGGAGGGGATTATGATTTCTAAAGCTTTAAAATTGAAAATTGTAAAAGAAGAATTAATTCCTCCAGAATTTCAAAATGATGACATAATAGTTGCAATTAATAGCTTATCTTGCAGACAAATTAATCAAGTTAATGATTTAAAGCTTAAACCTAAATTCGATCCAATTTATTTTTGGGATTTATTATATAGTTGA
- a CDS encoding MFS transporter, producing the protein MKESLLKPNKKFTLLSAFITLLNDRLSESILLPILPSFVLLFDSKASTYGLLSCTYQLAQFTASPFIGLMSDRYGRRPVTLFCITGSVIGISILSFTVLFNWSNSIASIPLFLLFLARLIDGLSGGTAATATTILADISSPEKRAKTFGLIGVAFGLSFFLGNIFVVIFARNTNNNFIIPVLIASIIPIINFLLVFFYLPETKPNSDSSKSKTILKNPLKALFTVFKEEKIKKLSLAFFIYFIAFTGLTNILIFFLQESLNWTTKASSGTLVVVGIIAIIVQGGLIGPLVKQFGEMRLTLVGSGFILVACALLITTPKENATINIYSAVSFLAVGAGLITPTLRALISKKLDIDKQGSILSNLQGLQSLGGVLGIALAGRVYDSFGPKSPFIAGSVILLFMIYLIAEGKNNNSFKNQKLKVF; encoded by the coding sequence ATGAAAGAAAGTTTATTAAAACCAAATAAAAAATTTACTCTCCTTAGTGCGTTTATCACTCTTCTAAATGATCGTTTAAGTGAAAGTATACTGTTACCTATATTACCCTCTTTTGTTCTACTTTTTGATTCTAAAGCAAGTACATATGGTTTATTATCATGCACTTATCAATTAGCTCAATTTACAGCTTCACCTTTTATAGGACTTATGAGTGATAGATATGGAAGAAGACCTGTCACTCTTTTTTGTATTACTGGCTCAGTCATAGGAATATCAATATTATCTTTTACAGTTCTTTTTAATTGGTCAAATTCAATAGCCTCTATCCCGTTATTTTTATTATTTTTAGCGAGACTAATTGACGGTTTAAGTGGGGGGACTGCAGCTACTGCAACAACAATTCTTGCAGATATTTCAAGCCCTGAAAAAAGAGCAAAAACATTTGGGCTTATTGGTGTAGCTTTTGGTTTAAGTTTTTTCTTAGGTAATATTTTTGTTGTAATTTTTGCAAGAAATACAAATAATAATTTTATTATTCCAGTTTTGATAGCCTCAATCATTCCAATAATAAATTTTCTACTTGTATTTTTTTACTTACCAGAAACCAAGCCTAATAGTGACTCAAGTAAATCAAAAACTATTTTAAAAAACCCTTTAAAAGCTCTTTTTACAGTTTTCAAAGAAGAAAAGATTAAAAAATTATCATTAGCTTTTTTTATTTACTTTATTGCTTTTACTGGATTGACCAATATCCTAATATTTTTCCTTCAAGAATCTTTAAACTGGACGACCAAAGCATCAAGTGGAACTCTTGTTGTAGTAGGAATTATTGCAATTATCGTTCAGGGGGGATTAATTGGGCCCCTGGTAAAGCAATTTGGCGAAATGCGATTAACACTCGTCGGATCAGGCTTTATTCTTGTGGCATGTGCTCTTTTAATAACTACCCCAAAAGAAAATGCGACAATTAATATTTATTCAGCAGTTTCATTTTTAGCCGTTGGGGCAGGGTTAATTACGCCCACGTTAAGAGCACTAATATCTAAGAAATTAGACATTGATAAACAAGGATCAATTTTAAGTAACCTTCAGGGTCTACAAAGTCTTGGAGGAGTTTTAGGAATTGCATTGGCAGGAAGGGTTTATGATAGCTTTGGTCCTAAATCACCTTTTATAGCTGGTTCCGTTATCTTACTTTTCATGATATACCTTATTGCAGAGGGTAAAAATAATAATTCTTTTAAAAATCAAAAATTAAAAGTTTTTTAA
- the ppk1 gene encoding polyphosphate kinase 1, translating into MKSQTDIYINRELSWIEFNKRVLLTGMEKEYKILDKVKFCSIFSNNLDEFFMVRVASLKAQVEAGITKKSIDGLTPKEQLKKINNEIKKLTILQENFLNNELKNELKEKGVILKKYKDLSENQRNWSNNFFTTSIFPLLTPLVVDPAHPFPFISNLSLNLAALIKDEEDSKNQFVRVKIPTKNIPRFIRIPNEITQLSDESSHYFISVEDLIGNNINTLFNGMECINYSFFRVTRDADLELKELEADDLLLAVEQSLQKRRLGGDVVRLEVESDMPENILKLLIESISIQKEYIYFCKSLLGLDDLNQLTKIDRDDLKENLLIGKTHPELKHLDLPSNKNPNSIFKILRKKNILLHHPYDLFKTSVEEFINRAADDPLVMAIKITLYRVSQDSPIIAALMRAAENGKEVMTLVELKARFDEDNNIQWAKQLEQAGIHVVYGIIGFKTHTKIALIVRKEKGRLRNYFHIGTGNYNSNTSKFYTDLGLLSTDPDIASDLLELFNYLSGFSKQKSYQKLLVSPSSMREKFIFLIKREIKNAEEGKKAEIIAKMNSLVDPEIIKLLYLASDSGVKISLIIRGICCLYPQRKNLSENIKVISIIGPFLEHSRIFWFCNNGDNEVFIGSADWMRRNLDRRIEAVTPIEDYELKYVIYTLLQTYIKDNYFSWIMKDDGSYSKHELDSSHNRSQIDLIKK; encoded by the coding sequence ATGAAAAGCCAAACTGATATTTACATTAATAGAGAATTAAGTTGGATTGAATTTAATAAAAGAGTACTCCTTACCGGTATGGAAAAGGAATACAAAATTCTAGATAAAGTGAAATTTTGTTCTATTTTTAGTAATAATCTTGATGAGTTTTTTATGGTAAGAGTAGCTTCATTAAAGGCTCAAGTTGAAGCAGGAATTACTAAAAAAAGTATTGACGGACTTACCCCTAAAGAGCAATTAAAAAAAATCAATAATGAAATCAAAAAGTTAACTATTCTCCAAGAAAACTTTTTAAATAATGAATTAAAAAATGAATTAAAAGAAAAAGGTGTGATTTTAAAAAAATATAAGGACCTAAGTGAAAATCAAAGAAACTGGAGTAATAACTTCTTTACAACATCTATTTTCCCTTTATTAACTCCATTAGTTGTTGATCCCGCACATCCATTTCCCTTTATAAGTAATTTAAGTCTAAATTTAGCAGCTTTAATAAAGGATGAGGAGGATTCTAAAAATCAGTTTGTCAGAGTAAAAATACCAACAAAAAATATACCCCGATTTATACGAATTCCCAATGAAATTACTCAACTTAGTGATGAAAGTTCTCACTATTTCATAAGTGTTGAAGATTTAATTGGGAATAATATAAATACTTTATTTAACGGAATGGAATGTATAAATTATTCTTTTTTTAGAGTGACAAGAGATGCAGATTTAGAATTAAAAGAACTTGAAGCTGATGATCTACTTTTAGCTGTTGAACAAAGTTTGCAAAAAAGAAGATTAGGTGGAGACGTAGTTAGATTAGAAGTGGAATCAGATATGCCAGAAAATATTCTAAAGTTACTTATTGAAAGTATCTCAATACAGAAAGAATATATATATTTTTGCAAAAGTTTATTAGGCCTAGACGATTTAAATCAGCTTACAAAAATTGATAGAGATGATTTAAAAGAAAATCTACTAATTGGAAAAACTCACCCAGAATTAAAACATTTAGATTTGCCTTCAAACAAAAACCCTAATTCTATTTTCAAGATACTTAGAAAAAAAAATATTCTGCTTCATCATCCCTATGACTTATTTAAAACTTCAGTTGAAGAATTTATAAACAGAGCAGCTGATGATCCACTTGTAATGGCTATAAAAATTACTTTATATCGAGTTTCCCAAGATTCGCCTATCATTGCAGCTTTAATGAGAGCTGCAGAGAATGGGAAAGAAGTAATGACTCTTGTTGAACTAAAAGCAAGATTTGATGAAGATAATAATATTCAATGGGCAAAACAACTTGAACAAGCTGGAATTCATGTTGTATATGGAATCATCGGATTTAAAACACATACAAAAATTGCCTTAATAGTAAGAAAAGAGAAAGGACGATTAAGGAATTATTTCCATATTGGAACAGGAAATTATAACTCTAATACTTCAAAGTTTTATACAGATTTAGGATTACTTTCAACGGATCCTGATATTGCATCTGATTTACTTGAGTTATTTAACTACTTGTCTGGTTTTTCTAAACAAAAAAGTTATCAAAAGTTATTAGTTTCTCCCTCATCGATGAGAGAGAAATTTATATTTCTGATAAAGAGAGAAATTAAAAATGCAGAAGAAGGCAAAAAAGCCGAAATAATCGCAAAAATGAATTCTTTAGTAGACCCAGAAATAATTAAACTGCTTTATTTAGCTTCAGACTCAGGTGTAAAAATTAGCCTCATCATAAGAGGTATTTGTTGCCTATATCCCCAAAGAAAAAATTTAAGTGAAAATATTAAAGTTATCAGCATTATTGGCCCTTTTCTTGAACACTCAAGAATTTTTTGGTTTTGTAACAACGGGGATAATGAGGTTTTTATAGGGAGTGCAGATTGGATGAGAAGAAATCTTGATAGAAGGATAGAAGCTGTTACTCCTATAGAGGATTATGAATTGAAATATGTAATATACACGCTTTTGCAAACTTACATTAAAGATAATTACTTTTCTTGGATAATGAAAGATGATGGTTCATATTCGAAACATGAATTAGATTCATCGCATAATCGTTCGCAAATTGACCTCATAAAAAAATAA
- the cobA gene encoding uroporphyrinogen-III C-methyltransferase, which translates to MPGIVYLVGAGPGDPELLTLKALRLIKNCDALVHDALIPDEITKEAGKNTEIFHVGKRAGKCSVPQVETNALILKLAKEGKNVVRLKGGDPFVFSRGGEEVSILEKNGISVEIVPGITSGIAAPTYFGIPLTHRDAASSVTFVTGHERVDKEKKTVNWRDLAKSSDSLVIFMGIKNIKYIVEELILGGLDKNTKCAVIQEATLKNQKCLIEKLNNLPDKIKVKEFSAPSIIIIGKIVEFKVNNNITKVSDVYLPDINKVQLYNKSQK; encoded by the coding sequence GTGCCTGGCATTGTTTATTTGGTTGGAGCAGGTCCTGGTGACCCTGAGCTTTTGACTCTTAAAGCTTTACGCTTAATAAAAAATTGTGATGCATTAGTTCATGATGCTTTAATTCCGGATGAAATAACAAAAGAGGCAGGAAAAAATACAGAAATTTTCCATGTAGGCAAAAGAGCTGGGAAGTGTTCTGTACCTCAGGTTGAAACTAATGCTCTTATTTTGAAATTGGCAAAAGAAGGCAAAAATGTCGTAAGGCTTAAAGGGGGAGATCCATTCGTTTTTTCTAGAGGTGGTGAAGAGGTATCGATTTTAGAAAAAAATGGAATTTCAGTTGAAATCGTTCCTGGTATTACTTCTGGGATAGCAGCACCCACATATTTTGGTATTCCACTAACCCATAGAGATGCTGCTAGTTCTGTAACTTTCGTCACTGGACATGAGCGTGTAGATAAGGAAAAAAAGACAGTTAATTGGAGAGATTTAGCTAAATCATCAGATAGCTTAGTAATTTTTATGGGTATAAAAAATATTAAATATATTGTAGAAGAATTAATTCTCGGTGGTTTAGATAAGAATACTAAATGCGCTGTGATTCAAGAAGCTACTTTAAAAAATCAAAAATGTTTGATAGAGAAATTAAATAATCTTCCAGATAAAATCAAAGTTAAAGAATTTTCAGCTCCATCAATTATCATTATTGGGAAAATTGTTGAATTTAAGGTTAATAACAATATAACTAAAGTATCTGATGTCTATTTACCAGATATTAATAAAGTTCAACTATATAATAAATCCCAAAAATAA